The Peribacillus sp. FSL P2-0133 genome has a segment encoding these proteins:
- the rpmD gene encoding 50S ribosomal protein L30 gives MANKLEITLTRSLIGRPEDQRVTVNTLGLRKMHQTVVQEDNPAIRGMITKVAHLVTVKEQ, from the coding sequence ATGGCTAATAAATTAGAAATCACCCTCACTCGCAGCTTGATTGGTCGTCCTGAAGATCAACGTGTTACAGTTAACACTTTGGGTTTACGCAAAATGCATCAAACGGTTGTTCAAGAAGATAACCCTGCGATTCGCGGTATGATTACCAAAGTTGCTCATCTTGTTACTGTAAAAGAACAATAA
- the rplO gene encoding 50S ribosomal protein L15 produces the protein MKLHELKAAEGSRKERKRKGRGIGSGNGKTAGKGHKGQNARSGGGVRLGFEGGQTPLFRRLPKRGFTNINRKDYAIVNLDTLNLFEDGTEVTPALLLETGVVSKEKAGIKILAKGSIEKKLTVKAHKFSSTAKEAIEAAGGNTEVI, from the coding sequence ATGAAACTTCATGAGTTAAAAGCTGCAGAAGGTTCTCGTAAAGAACGTAAACGTAAAGGTCGCGGTATTGGATCTGGTAACGGTAAAACAGCAGGTAAAGGACACAAAGGACAAAACGCTCGCTCCGGCGGCGGTGTGCGTCTTGGATTTGAAGGGGGTCAAACTCCTCTATTCAGACGTTTACCTAAACGTGGATTTACCAACATCAACCGTAAAGACTATGCTATCGTGAACCTTGATACGTTAAATCTTTTCGAAGACGGTACTGAAGTAACACCAGCTCTTTTACTTGAGACTGGGGTTGTAAGTAAAGAAAAAGCAGGAATCAAAATTCTTGCCAAAGGAAGCATTGAGAAAAAGCTTACTGTTAAAGCTCACAAATTCTCGTCTACTGCTAAAGAAGCTATCGAAGCTGCTGGCGGTAATACAGAGGTGATCTAA
- the secY gene encoding preprotein translocase subunit SecY gives MFRTISNFMRVGEIRNKIIFTLLMLIVYRIGTFIPVPHVNADFLAEQDQLSVIGLLNTFGGGALQNFSILAMGIMPYITASIIVQLLQMDVVPKFTEWSKQGEAGRRKLAQFTRYFTIILGFIQAVGMSYGFNNMSGGQLIENPGIATYLLIATVLTAGTAFLLWLGELITAKGVGNGISVIIFAGIVASLPNTANQIYAQQFENAGDQLFLRIISIILIVLAVLAIVVAVIFIQQALRKIPIQYAKRAAVGRTQMGGQSTHLPLKVNAAGVIPVIFAMAFIITPTTIASFFGKNSVTSWISTNLDYTKPIGMIIYVALIIAFAYFYAFIQVNPEQMAENLKKQGGYVPGIRPGKSTQEYLTRVLYRLTFVGSIFLAIIAVLPVFFIKLADLPQSAQIGGTSLLIVVGVALDTMKQLESQLVKRHYKGFIK, from the coding sequence ATGTTTCGCACGATCTCCAATTTTATGCGCGTGGGTGAAATAAGGAATAAGATTATTTTTACCCTTCTAATGTTAATCGTCTATCGCATCGGTACATTTATACCTGTACCGCATGTGAATGCCGATTTTCTCGCTGAACAGGACCAGCTGAGCGTCATCGGTCTTTTAAATACCTTTGGCGGCGGAGCGCTGCAAAACTTTTCTATATTAGCGATGGGTATCATGCCGTACATCACGGCATCCATTATCGTTCAGCTGTTACAGATGGATGTTGTTCCTAAGTTCACTGAATGGTCTAAACAAGGAGAAGCAGGGCGCCGTAAATTAGCTCAATTCACTCGTTACTTCACTATTATCCTAGGATTCATCCAAGCAGTTGGTATGTCTTATGGGTTCAATAATATGTCAGGTGGCCAGTTGATTGAAAATCCTGGAATTGCAACATACTTGCTTATTGCGACTGTCTTAACGGCAGGAACAGCTTTTCTTTTGTGGTTAGGGGAGCTGATCACTGCTAAGGGTGTGGGTAATGGGATTTCCGTCATAATCTTTGCTGGTATCGTAGCTAGTTTGCCAAATACGGCAAATCAGATTTACGCCCAACAATTTGAAAATGCCGGTGATCAATTATTCTTACGAATCATATCGATTATCCTCATTGTTTTAGCAGTATTAGCAATCGTGGTTGCTGTTATTTTCATTCAGCAGGCATTACGAAAAATTCCTATTCAGTATGCGAAACGTGCTGCGGTAGGTCGTACACAAATGGGTGGCCAGTCTACTCATTTACCATTGAAAGTAAATGCTGCGGGGGTTATTCCGGTAATCTTTGCAATGGCATTTATCATTACTCCCACTACAATCGCTTCTTTCTTTGGAAAGAACAGCGTGACTAGTTGGATATCAACAAATCTTGATTACACCAAGCCAATTGGTATGATCATATATGTTGCTCTTATCATTGCTTTTGCGTATTTTTATGCATTCATTCAGGTTAACCCTGAACAAATGGCTGAGAATTTGAAAAAGCAAGGTGGCTATGTGCCGGGGATTCGTCCAGGTAAGAGTACACAAGAATATTTAACACGTGTTTTATACCGTTTAACGTTTGTAGGCTCTATATTTTTAGCCATCATTGCCGTTTTACCGGTATTTTTCATTAAGCTTGCTGATTTACCTCAATCTGCACAGATTGGCGGTACCAGTTTGCTGATCGTAGTGGGGGTTGCCCTTGATACGATGAAGCAGCTGGAATCACAACTTGTGAAGAGACACTATAAGGGCTTTATAAAGTAA
- a CDS encoding adenylate kinase has protein sequence MNLVLMGLPGAGKGTQAEQIVEKYNIPHISTGDMFRTAIKDGTELGLKAKSFMDKGELVPDEVTIGIVRERLSKEDCLKGFLLDGFPRTVAQAEALESILTDLDRKINFVINIDVDKNILMERLTGRRICKSCGATYHLVFNPPAKDDVCDRCGGELYQRADDNAETVQNRLDVNLKQTKPLLDFYGDKGYLVNINGQQDINKVFENIDVLLGALQN, from the coding sequence TTGAATCTAGTGTTAATGGGTCTGCCGGGTGCTGGTAAGGGCACTCAAGCTGAACAAATCGTAGAAAAATATAATATCCCTCATATTTCTACTGGAGATATGTTCCGAACAGCTATCAAAGATGGAACAGAATTAGGTCTAAAGGCGAAATCATTCATGGACAAAGGCGAATTGGTACCTGATGAAGTTACCATTGGCATCGTTCGTGAACGTTTAAGCAAGGAAGACTGCCTAAAAGGATTTTTGCTTGATGGATTTCCACGTACTGTGGCACAGGCAGAGGCACTTGAAAGTATTCTAACTGATTTAGATCGCAAAATAAATTTTGTCATTAATATCGATGTTGATAAAAACATTTTAATGGAAAGATTGACAGGACGTCGTATTTGCAAATCATGTGGTGCGACATACCATCTTGTATTCAATCCTCCTGCTAAAGATGATGTATGCGACCGCTGCGGCGGAGAATTATATCAACGTGCCGACGATAATGCAGAAACGGTTCAAAATCGCTTAGATGTGAATTTGAAACAAACCAAACCACTTCTTGATTTCTACGGAGACAAAGGATACTTGGTCAACATTAACGGACAGCAAGATATTAATAAGGTATTTGAAAATATCGATGTGTTGCTTGGTGCTTTACAAAATTAA
- the infA gene encoding translation initiation factor IF-1, with protein sequence MAKDDVIEVEGTVQETLPNAMFKVELENGHTVLAHVSGKIRMHFIRILPGDKVTVELSPYDLTRGRITYRFK encoded by the coding sequence ATGGCGAAAGATGATGTAATTGAAGTAGAAGGCACAGTACAAGAGACTTTGCCAAATGCAATGTTTAAGGTAGAATTAGAAAATGGTCATACTGTTTTAGCTCATGTATCCGGTAAAATTCGTATGCACTTTATTCGCATTTTGCCTGGAGATAAAGTTACGGTTGAGCTTTCCCCGTATGATCTAACTCGCGGCAGAATCACATACCGGTTCAAATAA
- the rpmJ gene encoding 50S ribosomal protein L36 produces the protein MKVRPSVKPICEKCKVIRRKGKVMVICENPKHKQKQG, from the coding sequence ATGAAAGTCAGACCATCAGTCAAACCAATCTGCGAAAAGTGTAAAGTTATCCGCAGAAAAGGTAAAGTTATGGTTATTTGCGAAAACCCTAAACATAAACAAAAACAAGGCTAA
- the rpsM gene encoding 30S ribosomal protein S13 yields MARIAGVDIPRDKRIVISLTYIYGIGKQTAIKILAEAGISEETRVRDLTEDELNKIRDIIDKLKVEGDLRREISLNIKRLMEIGSYRGLRHRRGLPVRGQNTKNNARTRKGPRRTVANKKK; encoded by the coding sequence ATGGCACGTATTGCTGGAGTAGATATTCCCCGTGACAAACGGATTGTTATCTCATTAACATATATATATGGTATTGGAAAACAAACAGCGATTAAGATTCTTGCAGAAGCAGGCATTTCTGAAGAAACTCGCGTTCGTGACTTAACGGAAGACGAATTGAACAAAATTCGTGATATCATTGACAAGCTTAAAGTAGAAGGCGACCTTCGTCGTGAAATCTCCCTAAACATCAAACGTTTAATGGAAATCGGTTCATACCGTGGTTTACGTCACCGTCGTGGTCTTCCTGTTCGCGGTCAAAATACAAAAAACAATGCTCGTACGCGTAAAGGACCTCGTCGTACTGTAGCTAACAAGAAAAAATAA
- the rpsK gene encoding 30S ribosomal protein S11 translates to MARKTNTRKRRVKKNIETGIAHIRSTFNNTIVTITDSHGNAISWSSAGALGFRGSRKSTPFAAQMAAETAAKTSIEHGMKTLEVTVKGPGAGREAAIRALQAAGLEVTAIKDVTPVPHNGCRPPKRRRV, encoded by the coding sequence ATGGCACGTAAAACTAATACACGTAAACGTCGTGTGAAAAAGAATATAGAAACTGGTATTGCTCATATTCGTTCAACATTCAATAACACTATCGTTACGATCACTGACTCTCATGGTAATGCTATTTCATGGTCAAGTGCTGGAGCTCTAGGATTCCGTGGATCTCGTAAATCCACTCCATTCGCTGCACAAATGGCTGCTGAAACAGCTGCTAAAACATCAATTGAACATGGTATGAAAACTCTTGAAGTTACAGTTAAAGGACCTGGTGCTGGACGTGAGGCTGCTATTCGTGCACTTCAAGCCGCTGGCCTAGAAGTAACTGCAATTAAAGATGTAACTCCAGTTCCACATAACGGATGCCGTCCACCAAAACGTCGCCGTGTTTAA
- a CDS encoding DNA-directed RNA polymerase subunit alpha → MIEIEKPKIETVEINDDTKYGKFVVEPLERGYGTTLGNSLRRILLSSLPGAAVTAIQIDGVLHEFSTIEGVVEDVTSIILNVKKLALKIYSDEEKTLEIDVQGDGVITAADITHDSDVEILNPDLYIATIGKNGHMRMRLSARRGRGYTPAVQNKREDQPIGVIPIDALYTPVSRVSFQVENTRVGQLSNFDKLTFDVWTDGSTGPQEAVALGAKILTEHLNIFVGLTDEAQNAEIMVEKEEDQKEKVLEMTIEELDLSVRSYNCLKRAGINTVQELAHKTEEDMMKVRNLGRKSLEEVKAKLEELGLGLRKDD, encoded by the coding sequence ATGATCGAAATAGAAAAACCAAAAATCGAAACGGTTGAAATCAACGACGATACCAAATACGGTAAATTCGTCGTAGAGCCACTAGAGCGCGGGTATGGTACTACATTGGGTAACTCCTTACGTCGTATCCTTTTATCCTCACTCCCAGGTGCTGCTGTCACAGCTATACAAATTGATGGAGTGCTACATGAGTTCTCAACAATTGAAGGCGTCGTGGAAGATGTAACATCTATCATTCTTAATGTGAAAAAACTAGCTCTTAAGATTTACTCTGATGAAGAGAAGACGCTGGAAATTGACGTTCAAGGTGACGGAGTCATCACGGCTGCTGATATCACTCATGATAGTGATGTAGAAATTCTTAATCCGGATTTATATATTGCTACAATTGGTAAAAACGGTCATATGCGTATGCGTTTATCTGCACGTCGCGGCCGCGGCTACACTCCTGCTGTTCAAAACAAGAGAGAAGACCAGCCAATTGGTGTAATTCCAATCGATGCTCTTTACACTCCAGTTTCACGCGTATCTTTCCAAGTTGAAAATACACGTGTTGGACAGTTGTCTAACTTTGACAAGTTAACGTTCGATGTTTGGACTGATGGCAGTACTGGTCCGCAAGAAGCGGTAGCACTTGGAGCTAAGATTTTAACAGAGCATTTAAACATCTTTGTTGGTTTAACCGATGAAGCTCAAAATGCTGAAATCATGGTTGAAAAAGAAGAAGATCAAAAGGAAAAAGTTCTTGAGATGACGATCGAAGAATTAGACCTTTCTGTTCGTTCTTACAACTGCTTGAAACGTGCTGGAATCAATACCGTTCAAGAGCTAGCTCATAAAACGGAAGAAGATATGATGAAAGTACGTAATCTAGGACGTAAATCACTTGAAGAAGTGAAAGCGAAACTAGAAGAATTAGGCTTAGGTCTTCGTAAAGACGACTGA
- the rplQ gene encoding 50S ribosomal protein L17: MGYRKLGRTSAQRKALLRDLATDLIIHERIETTEARAKELRSVVDKMITLGKRGDLHARRQAASFIRNEIADAENGTDALQKLFSDVAPRYEERQGGYTRIMKVGPRRGDGAPVVVIELV; encoded by the coding sequence ATGGGTTACAGAAAGTTAGGACGCACTAGCGCACAACGTAAAGCATTACTTCGTGATTTAGCTACGGATCTTATTATCCATGAGCGCATTGAAACTACTGAAGCACGTGCAAAAGAATTACGTTCTGTAGTAGATAAAATGATCACTCTTGGTAAACGTGGTGACTTGCATGCACGCCGTCAAGCTGCATCTTTCATCCGTAACGAAATCGCTGACGCTGAGAATGGCACAGATGCCCTTCAAAAACTATTCAGTGACGTGGCTCCACGTTATGAAGAACGTCAAGGTGGATACACTCGTATCATGAAAGTTGGTCCACGCCGCGGTGACGGTGCACCAGTCGTGGTTATTGAATTAGTTTAA
- a CDS encoding energy-coupling factor ABC transporter ATP-binding protein codes for MVKKLVSLNNIVFKYEGQSRNALDDVSFDIHQGEWLAIVGHNGSGKSTLAKLLNGLQFANSGTITINDQLLTEESVWDVRQKIGMVFQNPDNQFVGTTVQDDVAFGLENAGVSQQVMVERVHGALNKVKMNAFLNQEPHHLSGGQKQRVAIAGVIALQPDIIILDEATSMLDPRGREEVLETVRELKQENEITVISITHDLEEAAKADRMIVMNQGQLYREGPPQVIFELEDELIALGLDIPFSVKLTKELQKNGVRVVDGHLTEEELVKDLCELHSMM; via the coding sequence ATGGTGAAGAAGCTGGTTTCTTTAAATAATATTGTTTTTAAATATGAGGGTCAGTCTCGAAACGCCTTGGATGATGTTTCTTTTGATATTCATCAGGGGGAGTGGCTTGCGATTGTCGGACATAATGGCTCTGGCAAGTCGACATTAGCGAAGTTACTGAATGGTCTTCAGTTCGCTAACTCAGGTACCATTACGATTAATGATCAACTTTTGACAGAAGAATCCGTTTGGGATGTACGCCAGAAAATTGGCATGGTTTTTCAAAACCCAGATAATCAATTTGTAGGCACTACAGTTCAGGATGATGTGGCTTTTGGTTTAGAAAACGCCGGTGTTTCTCAGCAGGTTATGGTGGAGCGTGTTCATGGTGCGTTAAATAAGGTTAAAATGAATGCCTTTCTTAATCAAGAGCCGCACCATCTATCCGGCGGTCAAAAGCAAAGAGTGGCCATAGCAGGTGTAATAGCCTTGCAGCCAGACATAATCATCTTAGATGAAGCAACCTCCATGCTTGACCCAAGAGGCCGTGAAGAAGTGCTTGAAACAGTTAGGGAATTAAAACAGGAAAACGAGATCACTGTCATATCAATCACCCATGATCTTGAGGAAGCTGCGAAAGCTGATCGAATGATAGTGATGAACCAAGGTCAGTTATATCGTGAAGGACCGCCTCAGGTTATTTTTGAGTTAGAGGATGAATTGATTGCTCTTGGACTGGATATTCCCTTTTCAGTGAAACTAACCAAGGAGTTACAAAAAAATGGTGTTCGTGTAGTTGATGGGCATTTGACAGAGGAAGAGTTGGTGAAGGATTTATGCGAATTACACTCGATGATGTAG
- a CDS encoding energy-coupling factor ABC transporter ATP-binding protein — MRITLDDVEYRYQVNTPFEHLALHDVNISMEPGTYTAIIGHTGSGKSTLLQHLNALLKPTKGRVFIGDRTIEAGRKEKALRPIRQKVGIVFQFPEHQLFDETVEKDICFGPMNFGVSEIDAKKLARKAIAQVGLDEEILEKSPFDLSGGQMRRVAIAGVLAMEPEVLVLDEPTAGLDPRGRKEIMDMFYDLHKVRGISTILVTHSMEDAAKYADDIIIMHKGTVFKKGTPQEIFSEPEQLMELGLDVPDTVRFQLKLQKELGVRFDHPCLNIGDLAIEIDKAMKRGNR, encoded by the coding sequence ATGCGAATTACACTCGATGATGTAGAATACCGCTATCAGGTGAATACTCCTTTTGAACATCTAGCCCTTCATGATGTCAATATTTCAATGGAGCCGGGAACCTATACCGCAATCATCGGGCATACAGGGTCCGGGAAATCCACGCTACTGCAACATTTGAATGCTCTTTTAAAACCGACGAAGGGTCGGGTTTTCATTGGGGATCGGACGATTGAAGCCGGAAGAAAAGAAAAGGCTTTGCGGCCAATAAGACAAAAGGTCGGAATTGTTTTTCAGTTTCCGGAACATCAGTTATTTGATGAAACGGTTGAAAAGGATATATGTTTCGGACCTATGAATTTTGGCGTTTCTGAAATCGATGCTAAGAAACTGGCCAGGAAAGCCATCGCGCAAGTCGGATTGGATGAGGAAATTCTTGAAAAATCACCATTCGACTTATCCGGCGGACAAATGCGACGGGTGGCCATTGCTGGGGTACTTGCCATGGAGCCCGAAGTATTGGTACTTGATGAGCCCACTGCGGGACTGGATCCGCGAGGACGCAAAGAAATCATGGATATGTTTTATGATCTGCATAAAGTAAGGGGCATTTCAACGATTCTTGTGACACATAGCATGGAGGATGCAGCCAAGTATGCGGATGACATCATTATCATGCATAAGGGTACGGTGTTCAAAAAAGGAACCCCCCAGGAAATTTTCTCAGAGCCGGAACAATTAATGGAGCTTGGCCTGGATGTTCCTGATACGGTCCGTTTTCAGCTAAAGCTCCAGAAGGAACTTGGTGTTCGATTTGATCATCCATGTCTTAATATCGGTGATTTAGCGATAGAAATAGATAAAGCCATGAAACGGGGGAACCGCTGA
- a CDS encoding energy-coupling factor transporter transmembrane protein EcfT produces MLDKMIIGRYVPANSLMHKMDPRAKLLLVFLFVCVVFLANNVVSYGLLAVFTILLISLSKIPLRYLYNGLKPIFFLIVFTFLLHILFTKEGELLFEYGWFEIYEGGLIQGFFISVRFTLLILVTSLLTLTTSPISITDGMEELLGPLKKWKMPVHELALMMSIALRFIPTLMEETEKIMKAQTARGVDFSSGPIKDRVKSIVPLLVPLFVSSFKRAEELATAMESRGYRGGEGRTKYRQLDWKTSDSLLMVSIGVLTVMLFLLRS; encoded by the coding sequence ATGCTGGATAAAATGATCATCGGGCGTTATGTCCCTGCAAATTCACTGATGCACAAGATGGACCCAAGGGCTAAATTGCTCCTCGTGTTCCTGTTCGTTTGTGTCGTTTTTTTGGCGAATAATGTCGTTTCTTACGGGTTGCTTGCTGTATTCACCATCCTTTTGATCAGTCTTTCCAAAATACCGCTTCGCTATCTTTATAATGGGTTAAAACCAATCTTTTTCTTGATCGTTTTTACATTCCTTCTCCATATATTGTTTACGAAAGAAGGGGAATTGCTTTTTGAATACGGTTGGTTTGAAATCTATGAAGGCGGTCTGATTCAAGGTTTTTTCATATCCGTTAGATTTACTTTACTAATCCTTGTTACGTCACTTTTAACTTTGACGACATCCCCGATATCCATTACAGATGGGATGGAAGAGCTGTTGGGGCCCTTGAAAAAGTGGAAGATGCCTGTACATGAACTGGCATTGATGATGTCCATTGCCCTTCGATTCATTCCAACGCTAATGGAGGAAACGGAAAAAATCATGAAGGCCCAAACTGCAAGGGGCGTTGACTTTTCATCTGGCCCGATAAAGGACAGGGTTAAATCGATTGTACCGCTGCTTGTTCCTTTATTTGTCAGTTCGTTCAAACGGGCGGAGGAGTTGGCAACTGCCATGGAGTCAAGAGGATACCGTGGCGGGGAAGGCCGCACGAAATATCGCCAATTGGACTGGAAGACGAGTGATAGTCTTTTGATGGTCTCAATAGGTGTTCTAACGGTCATGTTATTTTTATTACGTTCATAA
- the truA gene encoding tRNA pseudouridine(38-40) synthase TruA: protein MPKYKCVIAYDGTDFAGYQVQPEKRTIQSEFEAVLAQMHKGTIIKVTASGRTDSGVHAKGQVLHFDSPLTFPTENWVKAFSALLPTDIIVLEVDIVPDDFHARFHTTGKEYRYIIARSKLRDPFKRNYAYHYPYPLDGEAMREAISYLIGTHDFTSFCSAKTEVVDKVRTIKEMDFEESDDFMVFRFVGEGFLYNMVRILVGTLLDVGSGKMSPRDMSGILEKKDRSFAGKTAPAQGLYLWKVFYK from the coding sequence ATGCCAAAATATAAATGTGTGATCGCTTATGACGGCACGGATTTTGCTGGTTATCAGGTGCAGCCAGAGAAACGCACCATACAAAGTGAATTCGAGGCAGTCTTGGCCCAAATGCATAAAGGCACAATTATAAAAGTGACTGCTTCAGGCAGGACAGATTCAGGGGTCCATGCAAAGGGGCAAGTGCTTCACTTTGATTCGCCCCTTACATTCCCTACTGAAAACTGGGTAAAGGCGTTCAGCGCCCTTCTTCCGACCGATATCATCGTTCTGGAAGTCGATATCGTGCCTGACGATTTTCATGCGAGGTTCCATACGACTGGGAAAGAGTACCGTTATATCATAGCCCGTTCGAAACTACGGGATCCGTTTAAGCGGAATTACGCCTATCATTATCCCTACCCATTAGATGGGGAGGCGATGAGGGAAGCAATCTCCTATTTGATAGGGACACATGACTTTACAAGTTTTTGTTCGGCAAAAACGGAAGTGGTCGATAAAGTTCGAACCATAAAAGAAATGGATTTTGAAGAGAGCGATGATTTCATGGTTTTCCGCTTCGTTGGCGAAGGTTTTTTGTATAATATGGTCCGTATCCTGGTTGGGACGCTCCTGGATGTCGGCAGCGGCAAGATGTCACCCCGTGACATGAGCGGGATTTTGGAGAAAAAGGACCGCAGTTTTGCAGGGAAAACAGCGCCAGCCCAAGGCTTATATTTATGGAAAGTATTTTACAAATAA
- the rplM gene encoding 50S ribosomal protein L13 translates to MRTTFMAKANEVERKWYVIDAEGKTLGRLSTEVASILRGKHKPTFTPNIDTGDHVILINVEKIHLTGKKLTDKIYYRHTMHPGGLKTRTALEMRTNYPERMLELAIKGMLPKNSLGRQIYKKLHVYAGAEHPHAAQQPEVYELRG, encoded by the coding sequence ATGCGTACGACATTTATGGCGAAAGCTAATGAAGTAGAACGTAAATGGTATGTGATTGACGCTGAAGGCAAAACTTTAGGTCGCCTTTCTACTGAAGTAGCATCCATCTTACGTGGTAAACATAAACCAACTTTTACACCGAACATTGACACTGGTGATCATGTAATTCTTATCAATGTTGAAAAAATCCACTTGACTGGTAAAAAATTGACAGACAAAATTTACTACCGTCACACTATGCATCCAGGCGGTCTTAAAACTAGAACTGCTCTTGAAATGCGTACAAACTACCCTGAGAGAATGCTTGAACTTGCTATCAAAGGTATGCTTCCAAAGAATTCTCTTGGTCGTCAAATCTACAAAAAATTACACGTATACGCTGGAGCTGAGCACCCACACGCTGCTCAACAACCAGAAGTATACGAATTACGCGGATAA
- the rpsI gene encoding 30S ribosomal protein S9, which produces MAQVQYYGTGRRKSSVARVRLVPGEGRIVINGRDINEYIPFAALREVVNQPLVATETTGNYDVLVNVSGGGYTGQAGAIRHGIARALLQVDPEYRPSLKTAGLLTRDPRMKERKKYGLKGARRAPQFSKR; this is translated from the coding sequence TTGGCACAAGTTCAATATTATGGTACTGGTCGCCGTAAGAGCTCAGTAGCTCGTGTACGTTTAGTACCAGGCGAAGGTCGCATCGTTATTAACGGTCGTGACATTAATGAATATATTCCTTTCGCAGCATTACGTGAAGTTGTTAACCAACCACTAGTTGCAACAGAAACTACTGGAAATTACGACGTTCTAGTAAACGTTAGCGGTGGTGGATACACTGGTCAAGCTGGAGCAATCCGTCACGGTATCGCTCGTGCATTGCTACAAGTTGATCCAGAATACCGTCCATCTCTTAAAACTGCTGGTTTACTAACTCGTGACCCACGTATGAAAGAGCGTAAAAAATACGGTCTTAAAGGCGCACGTCGTGCACCTCAGTTCTCAAAACGTTAA